The following are encoded together in the Pseudodesulfovibrio indicus genome:
- a CDS encoding AMP-binding protein: MAKPYMTTLPRLLARQAEERPRKTALREKEWGVWQPVSWQESLRITAEFACGLEALGLGRGDIVILIGNNRPEWIWAELAIQGLGGMALGLYQDSPAEEIEYVFALSECRLVVAEDQEQVDKMLSFRGNLPNLAHIVYHDPKGLKAYEGSVRGLCSFNSVRRLGREKCKDCVDRFRELSRKVKPDDPCLIATTSGTTGRPKLAVLSHRNLLSMAHNLGKYDPKSAGDEFVSFLPLAWMGEQMMAVASALLFGFCVNFPEEPDTATADSREIGPHFIFSPPRVYESIAAKVAGDIMETTPFKRFLYNLCLPVGYEYVDTVFAGRTPSAWLKLKYFLADQGLFRALRDRLGFSRMRSATTGGAALGPDIFRFFHAIGVRLKQIYGQTEIAGISCIHKEGEVDFTSVGAPIPETEVRITEEGEIVSRSPAVFLGYYRNEEATRETLTEDGWLLSGDAGYFDENGRLVVIDRLKDVMHLKDGTRFSPQFLENKVKFSPFLRESVVLGDGRDYTAAILCIDMAIVGHWAESRMITYTTYQDLAAKDEVYALVREEVAKTNASLPEETRIKRFCLLYKELDPDDGELTRTRKVRRKTINERYGALIEALYTDACALNLQTEITYQDGRVRQMCGDIRIEDMEG; the protein is encoded by the coding sequence ATGGCCAAACCATATATGACCACGCTGCCCAGGCTGCTGGCGCGGCAGGCCGAGGAGAGACCCCGCAAGACCGCCCTGCGCGAAAAGGAGTGGGGCGTCTGGCAGCCCGTATCCTGGCAGGAATCCCTGCGCATCACCGCCGAATTCGCCTGCGGCCTGGAAGCTCTCGGCCTGGGGCGCGGGGACATCGTCATCCTCATCGGCAACAACCGCCCGGAATGGATCTGGGCCGAGCTGGCCATCCAGGGGCTGGGCGGCATGGCCCTGGGCCTGTACCAGGACTCTCCGGCCGAGGAGATCGAGTACGTCTTCGCCCTGTCCGAGTGCCGGTTGGTGGTGGCCGAGGACCAGGAGCAGGTGGACAAGATGCTCTCCTTCCGGGGCAACCTGCCGAACCTCGCGCACATCGTCTACCACGACCCCAAGGGGCTGAAGGCCTACGAGGGCTCGGTCCGCGGGCTGTGCAGCTTCAACTCGGTGCGCCGCCTGGGCCGCGAGAAGTGCAAGGACTGCGTGGACCGGTTCCGCGAACTGTCGCGCAAGGTCAAGCCGGACGACCCGTGCCTCATCGCCACCACCTCCGGGACCACGGGCCGCCCCAAGCTGGCCGTGCTGTCCCACCGGAACCTGCTGTCCATGGCCCACAACCTGGGCAAGTACGACCCCAAGTCGGCGGGCGACGAGTTCGTCTCCTTCCTGCCGCTGGCCTGGATGGGCGAGCAGATGATGGCCGTGGCCTCGGCCCTGCTCTTCGGGTTCTGCGTCAACTTCCCGGAGGAGCCGGACACGGCCACCGCCGACTCCCGCGAGATCGGCCCGCACTTCATCTTCTCCCCGCCGCGCGTGTACGAGTCCATCGCCGCCAAGGTGGCGGGGGACATCATGGAGACCACCCCGTTCAAGCGGTTTCTGTACAACCTCTGCCTGCCCGTTGGGTACGAGTACGTGGACACCGTGTTCGCGGGCCGGACCCCGTCCGCCTGGCTGAAGCTCAAGTATTTCCTGGCCGACCAGGGGCTGTTCCGCGCCCTGCGCGACCGGCTGGGGTTCTCGCGCATGCGCAGCGCCACCACCGGCGGCGCGGCGCTCGGCCCGGACATCTTCCGGTTCTTCCACGCCATCGGGGTGCGCCTGAAGCAGATCTACGGCCAGACCGAGATCGCGGGCATCTCCTGCATCCACAAGGAGGGCGAGGTGGACTTCACCTCCGTGGGCGCGCCCATCCCGGAGACCGAGGTCAGGATCACCGAGGAGGGCGAGATCGTCTCCCGGTCGCCCGCCGTGTTCCTGGGCTACTACCGCAACGAGGAGGCCACCCGCGAGACCCTGACCGAAGACGGCTGGCTGCTCTCGGGCGACGCGGGCTACTTCGACGAGAACGGGCGGCTGGTGGTCATCGACCGCCTCAAGGACGTCATGCACCTCAAGGACGGCACCCGGTTCTCGCCCCAGTTTCTGGAGAACAAGGTCAAGTTCTCGCCGTTTCTGCGCGAGTCCGTGGTCCTGGGCGACGGGCGCGATTATACGGCGGCCATCCTGTGCATCGACATGGCCATTGTGGGCCACTGGGCCGAGTCGCGGATGATCACCTACACGACCTACCAGGACCTGGCCGCCAAGGACGAGGTCTACGCGCTCGTCCGCGAGGAGGTGGCCAAGACCAATGCGAGCCTGCCCGAGGAGACGCGCATCAAGCGGTTCTGCCTGCTCTACAAGGAGCTGGACCCGGACGACGGCGAGCTGACCCGCACGCGCAAGGTCCGGCGCAAGACCATCAACGAACGCTACGGCGCGCTCATCGAGGCGCTCTACACGGACGCCTGCGCGCTGAATCTTCAGACCGAGATAACCTATCAGGACGGCCGGGTGCGGCAGATGTGCGGCGATATTCGCATCGAGGACATGGAGGGCTAA
- a CDS encoding branched-chain amino acid ABC transporter permease, protein MEYYLQLIVNGLVVGSIYSLVALGFVVIYKATKVVNFAQGELVMVGAYVCFALTVQFNIPFIWAFLLTLAFSVLLGLAIERMVLRPLIGEEHISVIMVTVGMSSVLKSLVQLFWGTQIKVYPQVLPTEPVVIAGLPVAPVYIAAFILSAVLFAIFSVFFKYSRTGIAMRATAFDQQAAQSMGIGIKNIFAMSWCIACIVSAVGGVILGNINGINSHIGHLGLKVFPAVILGGLDSLLGAALGGLIIGVLENVCDGAARQFLGLGGFREVAAFIVLVVILMIKPYGLFGTKEIERV, encoded by the coding sequence ATGGAATACTACCTGCAACTCATCGTCAACGGCCTGGTGGTCGGCTCCATCTATTCCCTGGTGGCGCTCGGCTTCGTGGTCATCTACAAGGCCACCAAGGTGGTCAACTTCGCCCAGGGCGAGCTGGTCATGGTCGGGGCGTACGTCTGCTTCGCCCTGACGGTCCAGTTCAACATCCCGTTCATCTGGGCGTTCCTGCTCACCCTGGCCTTCTCGGTGCTGCTCGGGCTGGCCATCGAGCGCATGGTGCTCCGGCCGCTCATCGGCGAGGAGCACATCTCGGTGATCATGGTCACCGTGGGCATGAGCTCGGTGCTCAAATCCCTGGTGCAGCTCTTCTGGGGCACGCAGATCAAGGTCTATCCGCAGGTCCTGCCCACCGAGCCGGTGGTCATCGCCGGGCTGCCCGTGGCCCCGGTGTACATCGCGGCCTTCATCCTCTCGGCGGTGCTCTTCGCCATCTTCTCGGTCTTCTTCAAGTATTCGCGCACCGGCATCGCCATGCGGGCCACGGCCTTCGACCAGCAGGCCGCGCAGTCCATGGGCATCGGCATCAAGAACATCTTCGCCATGAGCTGGTGCATCGCCTGCATCGTGTCCGCCGTGGGCGGCGTGATCCTGGGCAACATCAACGGCATCAACTCGCACATCGGGCATCTGGGGCTGAAGGTCTTTCCGGCGGTCATCCTCGGCGGGCTGGATTCCCTGCTCGGCGCGGCGCTGGGCGGGCTGATCATCGGCGTGCTGGAGAACGTCTGCGACGGCGCGGCCCGCCAGTTCCTGGGGCTCGGCGGCTTCCGCGAGGTGGCGGCGTTCATCGTCCTGGTGGTCATCCTGATGATCAAGCCATACGGTCTGTTCGGGACCAAAGAGATCGAGAGGGTCTAG
- a CDS encoding branched-chain amino acid ABC transporter permease — MQGKCGLFFTTYEGEAQVFQSGFQKLVIGLFLVLLCVAPLILNTHQTSIMNLIFISVIGAVSLNLLTGVCGQISLGHGAFIGVGAYAAGQCSLHGVPFPLAILTGGLITAMVGMVFGVPSLRLKGIYLAIATLAAQLVLEYVFLHGGALTGGSNGLLLDPPSLLGFSFDSEGRMYFLLLFFAAASLLMVTNIMRSKYGRAFVSIRDFYLSAEIVGVNLFWYKLIAFGVSSFLAGVAGGLWGHYTGYISAEQFNIGLSISYLAMIIIGGLGSVLGSVFGAVFIVLLPEVLNALANTLSAFLPDISQYIVALREGVFGLVLILFLIFEPEGLAHRWRLVKAYWKLYPFAH; from the coding sequence ATGCAGGGCAAATGCGGTCTCTTCTTCACCACCTACGAGGGCGAAGCTCAGGTCTTCCAGTCCGGGTTCCAGAAGCTCGTGATCGGGCTGTTCCTGGTCCTGCTCTGCGTCGCGCCCCTGATCCTGAACACGCACCAGACCTCGATCATGAACCTGATCTTCATCTCGGTCATCGGCGCGGTCTCCCTGAACCTCCTGACCGGCGTGTGCGGCCAGATATCCCTCGGCCACGGCGCGTTCATCGGCGTGGGGGCCTATGCCGCCGGCCAGTGCTCCCTCCACGGCGTGCCGTTTCCCCTGGCCATCCTCACCGGCGGGCTGATCACGGCCATGGTGGGCATGGTCTTCGGCGTGCCGTCGCTTCGGCTCAAGGGCATCTACCTGGCCATCGCCACCCTGGCCGCCCAGCTGGTGCTGGAATACGTGTTCCTGCACGGCGGGGCGCTCACCGGCGGCTCCAACGGCCTGCTCCTCGACCCGCCCTCGCTGCTCGGTTTCTCCTTTGATTCCGAGGGGCGCATGTACTTCCTGCTGCTGTTCTTCGCGGCGGCCTCCCTGCTGATGGTCACCAACATCATGCGGTCCAAGTACGGGCGGGCCTTCGTGTCCATCCGCGACTTCTACCTGTCCGCCGAGATCGTGGGCGTGAACCTGTTCTGGTACAAGCTCATCGCGTTCGGCGTCAGCTCGTTCCTGGCGGGCGTGGCGGGCGGCCTGTGGGGCCACTACACCGGCTACATCTCGGCAGAGCAGTTCAACATCGGGCTGTCCATCTCCTACCTTGCCATGATCATCATCGGCGGGCTGGGCTCGGTGCTCGGCTCGGTCTTCGGCGCGGTGTTCATCGTCCTCCTGCCCGAGGTGCTCAACGCGCTGGCCAACACCCTGTCCGCGTTCCTGCCGGACATCTCCCAGTACATCGTGGCCCTGCGCGAGGGCGTGTTCGGCCTGGTGCTGATCCTGTTCCTGATCTTCGAGCCGGAAGGGCTGGCCCACCGCTGGCGGCTGGTCAAGGCGTACTGGAAACTCTATCCCTTCGCCCACTAG
- a CDS encoding ABC transporter substrate-binding protein, with protein sequence MRVGTIITATCVLLLAGLMLFGCGGEDQKPAATTKKEATPIRVGGLIDLSGPTSSVGVPYAEGLKGGAKYINEQGGIDGRMVEFDLQDTAYNVQQGLSLYKKMVNTDHVVCIQGFGSAVTEALVRTLAKDMIPNLSASYSAHLTDPKVAPYNFFIAADYTTQMRAALKYFRDNWKEERAPRLALVYPDHPYGLAPIAGGKEYAAEIGFEIVGEANVALNAIDATTELLPLKEKNPDFCWVGGTTPSTSVILKSAKNIGMDTVFFTNIWGTDETLPKLAGSDADGSYSNQAAAVYGQDVPGMKVIMELTGNEPQMTHYTRGFVSMLVMAEGMKRALANGELTGESLKTSLETLRDFDPMGLAPLISYFPDDHRPNMAVFLYTIRDGKLTFVKEQILERRAEWLGH encoded by the coding sequence ATGAGGGTTGGTACAATCATAACCGCGACCTGCGTCCTGCTTCTTGCCGGGCTGATGCTTTTCGGTTGCGGAGGCGAGGACCAGAAACCGGCTGCAACCACCAAGAAGGAAGCGACCCCCATCCGGGTCGGCGGGCTCATCGACCTCTCCGGTCCGACCTCGTCCGTGGGCGTGCCCTACGCCGAGGGCCTCAAGGGCGGAGCCAAGTACATCAACGAGCAGGGCGGCATAGACGGCCGCATGGTCGAATTCGACCTCCAGGATACGGCCTACAACGTGCAGCAGGGCCTCTCGCTGTACAAGAAGATGGTCAACACCGACCACGTGGTCTGCATCCAGGGGTTCGGCTCGGCCGTGACCGAGGCCCTGGTCCGCACCCTGGCCAAGGACATGATCCCCAACCTGTCCGCGTCCTATTCGGCGCACCTGACCGACCCCAAGGTGGCCCCCTACAACTTCTTCATCGCCGCGGACTACACCACCCAGATGCGCGCCGCGCTCAAGTACTTCCGCGACAACTGGAAGGAAGAGCGCGCCCCCAGGCTGGCCCTGGTCTACCCCGACCATCCCTACGGCCTGGCGCCCATCGCGGGCGGCAAGGAATACGCCGCCGAAATCGGCTTCGAGATCGTGGGCGAGGCCAACGTGGCCCTGAACGCCATCGACGCCACCACCGAGCTGCTGCCCCTCAAGGAAAAGAACCCCGACTTCTGCTGGGTCGGCGGCACCACCCCGTCCACGTCCGTCATCCTCAAGTCGGCCAAGAACATCGGCATGGACACCGTGTTCTTCACCAACATCTGGGGCACGGACGAGACCCTGCCCAAGCTGGCGGGCAGCGACGCGGACGGCTCCTACTCCAACCAGGCCGCCGCGGTCTACGGCCAGGACGTGCCCGGCATGAAGGTCATCATGGAGCTCACCGGCAACGAGCCGCAGATGACCCACTACACGCGCGGCTTCGTGTCCATGCTCGTCATGGCCGAAGGCATGAAGCGGGCGCTGGCCAACGGCGAACTGACCGGCGAGTCCCTCAAGACTTCCCTGGAGACCCTGCGCGACTTCGATCCCATGGGGCTGGCCCCGCTCATCTCCTACTTCCCGGATGACCACCGCCCGAACATGGCCGTGTTCCTCTACACCATCCGGGACGGCAAACTGACCTTCGTCAAGGAACAGATCCTCGAACGCCGCGCCGAATGGCTGGGGCACTAA
- a CDS encoding ABC transporter ATP-binding protein, with protein MNEILRVENLEVVYNDVVLVLKGLSLACPEGRITALLGANGAGKSTTLKAISGLLQCEDGEVTDGAVVYRGEPIQGLVPERIVRKGIFQVMEGRRIFEDLTVEENLRCGAFTRPRGEMADSLALVYEYFPRLKERRKQLAGYMSGGEQQMCAIGRAVMAKPRLLLLDEPSLGLAPLLVEEIFDIIKRFNQKEGVTILLVEQNARAALSVAETAYIMENGRVVMDGSARELLDNPDVQEFYLGMGNAGDKKSYRDVKHYRRRKRWLG; from the coding sequence GTGAACGAGATATTGCGAGTCGAGAATCTGGAAGTGGTCTACAACGACGTGGTGCTGGTCCTGAAGGGGTTGTCCCTGGCCTGCCCGGAGGGTCGGATCACGGCGTTGCTGGGGGCCAACGGGGCGGGCAAGTCCACGACGTTGAAGGCCATTTCCGGCCTGTTGCAGTGCGAGGACGGCGAGGTCACGGACGGCGCGGTGGTCTATCGCGGCGAGCCGATCCAGGGGTTGGTGCCGGAGAGGATCGTGCGCAAGGGCATCTTCCAGGTCATGGAGGGCCGCCGCATCTTCGAGGATCTGACCGTGGAGGAGAACCTGCGCTGCGGCGCGTTCACCCGTCCGCGCGGCGAGATGGCCGACTCCCTGGCCCTGGTCTACGAGTATTTTCCGCGCCTCAAGGAACGGCGCAAGCAGCTGGCGGGCTACATGTCCGGCGGCGAGCAGCAGATGTGCGCCATCGGCAGGGCGGTCATGGCCAAGCCGAGGCTGCTCCTGCTCGACGAACCGTCCCTGGGGCTGGCTCCGCTGCTGGTGGAGGAGATCTTCGACATCATCAAGCGGTTCAACCAGAAGGAGGGCGTGACCATCCTGCTGGTGGAGCAGAACGCCCGCGCAGCCCTGTCCGTGGCCGAGACCGCCTACATCATGGAGAACGGCCGCGTGGTCATGGACGGCTCGGCCAGGGAGCTGCTCGACAACCCCGACGTCCAGGAGTTCTACCTGGGCATGGGCAATGCGGGCGACAAAAAAAGCTATAGGGATGTTAAGCATTATCGGCGCAGGAAACGCTGGCTTGGGTAA
- a CDS encoding phenylacetate--CoA ligase family protein translates to MYYTEYETEPREKRMKRKWKGVKDVLLAAERASGEFRARLDGMGACAKDFKDWDDYGKIPPLRKRDIIEWQREHGIGWFLDCKPGELKRIYQSPGPIFDPEGREPDYWAWSEGFFAAGFRPGDLAQMTFSYHMTPAGLMLEEPLRNIGCAVIPAGPGNTEKQIEFLTGLPVTAFVGMTSYLKVIGEKAIALGLDPRADFHLEKAYVAAEPLPESLRAEVEELFGITVRQGYGTADVGCIAYECRELGGMHLSNYRHVEICDPATGLPLPDGEVGEVVVTPFFTDYPLVRLATGDLSSIDISVCGCGRTARKLTGWKGRADDTAKVKGQFIYPGQAGAVFAKYGCISGWQILVKHVKGRDVLVVLAETAEPFDTETFIADFQAVMKLKPVVETCAPGTLPCDAPRLVDSRTFD, encoded by the coding sequence ATGTACTACACCGAGTATGAGACCGAGCCGCGCGAGAAGCGGATGAAGCGCAAGTGGAAGGGCGTGAAGGACGTGCTCTTGGCGGCGGAGCGGGCGTCGGGCGAGTTTCGGGCGCGGCTGGACGGGATGGGCGCGTGCGCCAAGGATTTCAAGGACTGGGACGACTACGGGAAGATTCCGCCGCTGCGCAAGCGGGACATCATCGAGTGGCAGCGGGAGCACGGCATCGGCTGGTTCCTGGACTGCAAGCCCGGCGAGCTGAAACGCATTTATCAGTCGCCCGGCCCGATCTTTGATCCCGAGGGGCGCGAGCCGGACTACTGGGCGTGGTCCGAGGGGTTTTTCGCCGCCGGGTTCCGGCCCGGCGACCTGGCGCAGATGACCTTTTCCTACCACATGACCCCGGCCGGGCTGATGCTGGAGGAGCCGCTTCGGAACATCGGCTGCGCGGTGATCCCGGCGGGTCCGGGCAACACCGAGAAGCAGATCGAGTTTTTGACCGGGCTTCCGGTCACGGCGTTCGTGGGCATGACCAGCTATTTGAAGGTCATCGGCGAGAAGGCCATTGCGTTGGGGCTGGACCCGCGCGCGGATTTTCATCTGGAGAAGGCGTACGTGGCGGCGGAACCGCTGCCGGAGTCCCTGCGCGCCGAGGTGGAGGAGCTGTTCGGCATCACCGTGCGCCAGGGGTACGGCACGGCGGACGTGGGCTGCATCGCCTACGAGTGCCGGGAGCTGGGCGGCATGCACCTGTCCAATTACCGGCACGTGGAGATATGCGACCCGGCCACCGGGCTGCCGCTGCCCGACGGCGAGGTGGGCGAGGTGGTGGTCACCCCGTTTTTCACCGACTATCCGCTGGTGCGGCTGGCCACGGGCGACCTGTCGTCCATCGATATCTCGGTCTGCGGCTGCGGCCGCACGGCCAGAAAGCTTACCGGATGGAAAGGGCGGGCCGACGACACGGCCAAGGTCAAGGGGCAGTTCATCTATCCGGGCCAGGCGGGCGCGGTTTTCGCCAAATACGGGTGCATTTCCGGCTGGCAGATTCTCGTAAAGCATGTTAAGGGCAGGGACGTTCTCGTGGTTTTGGCCGAAACGGCGGAACCTTTCGATACGGAAACCTTCATTGCCGACTTCCAGGCAGTGATGAAATTGAAACCAGTCGTCGAGACCTGCGCACCCGGCACCCTGCCGTGCGATGCGCCCCGGCTCGTCGATAGCAGGACTTTCGATTAA
- a CDS encoding IscA/HesB family protein has protein sequence MITVTESAQNELTKYFADKDVQPIRVHLADGGCAGPRLALALDEVRDNDKSVQQGDFTFLIDAELAEATGAVAIDMTAYGFTVDSENQVGGGGCGCSSSGSCGSAGSGGCGC, from the coding sequence ATGATCACAGTCACCGAATCGGCCCAGAATGAACTGACCAAATATTTTGCGGACAAGGACGTACAGCCCATCCGGGTGCATCTGGCGGACGGCGGTTGCGCCGGTCCCCGCCTGGCCCTGGCCCTGGACGAAGTCCGCGATAACGATAAATCCGTCCAGCAGGGCGACTTCACCTTCCTGATCGACGCCGAGCTGGCCGAGGCCACCGGTGCGGTCGCCATCGACATGACCGCCTACGGCTTCACCGTCGATTCCGAGAACCAGGTCGGTGGCGGCGGCTGCGGCTGCTCCTCTTCCGGTTCCTGCGGTTCCGCCGGCTCCGGCGGCTGCGGCTGCTAG
- a CDS encoding IscA/HesB family protein, protein MFEVTEAAQKQLEGYFQDKEASPIRVYLAAGGUAGPRLTLALDEPNDKDEVFETAGFTFLIDKELAAQVGNVKVDMTYYGFVVESENPVSGGESCSCSSAGSCGSAGSGGCGC, encoded by the coding sequence ATGTTCGAAGTCACCGAGGCTGCCCAGAAGCAGCTTGAAGGGTATTTCCAGGACAAGGAAGCGTCCCCCATCCGCGTGTATCTCGCGGCGGGCGGCTGAGCAGGCCCGCGCCTGACCCTGGCTCTGGATGAGCCTAACGATAAGGATGAAGTGTTCGAGACCGCCGGTTTCACTTTCCTGATCGACAAGGAGCTGGCCGCACAGGTCGGCAACGTCAAAGTCGATATGACCTACTACGGTTTCGTGGTGGAATCCGAGAACCCGGTGAGCGGCGGCGAAAGCTGCAGCTGCTCCTCGGCTGGTTCCTGCGGTTCCGCCGGTTCCGGCGGCTGCGGCTGCTAG
- the pyrR gene encoding bifunctional pyr operon transcriptional regulator/uracil phosphoribosyltransferase PyrR: MKDCGTILSDKEMSRTLERLAVEVYERRGDDASLAILGIQRRGADLAERLKKLLDERMGRKIPLGKLDINLYRDDWTTNLELAPTINCSEIGFDVDGASIVLVDDVLYSGRTVRAALEAILDYGRPRRVELLVLVDRGHRELPIQADYVGKRLDTMGDEHVNVLVTERDGEDRVCLVRGE; encoded by the coding sequence ATGAAAGACTGCGGCACCATTTTGTCCGACAAGGAGATGAGCCGAACCCTGGAGCGGCTGGCCGTCGAGGTCTACGAACGGCGGGGCGACGACGCCTCACTCGCCATCCTGGGCATCCAGCGGCGCGGCGCGGACCTGGCCGAGCGGCTGAAGAAGCTCCTGGACGAGCGGATGGGGCGCAAGATTCCCCTCGGGAAGCTCGACATCAATCTGTACCGCGACGACTGGACCACCAACCTGGAGCTGGCCCCGACCATCAACTGTTCGGAGATCGGTTTCGACGTGGACGGGGCGTCCATCGTGCTGGTGGACGACGTGCTCTACTCGGGCCGGACCGTGCGCGCGGCCCTGGAGGCGATCCTGGACTACGGGCGGCCCCGGCGCGTGGAGCTGCTGGTCCTGGTGGACCGGGGCCATCGCGAGCTGCCCATCCAGGCGGACTACGTGGGCAAGCGGCTCGACACCATGGGCGACGAGCACGTCAACGTGCTGGTCACCGAGCGCGACGGCGAGGATCGCGTCTGCCTGGTCCGGGGCGAGTAG
- the thrB gene encoding homoserine kinase gives MVFNRIERDKVLQPCITLVGMAGAGKSTLGGLLAARLDWGQLDTDRYMESYYGLTLQGIMDSYGLDDFLRIEEELVSGLNLTRTVISTGGSVIYGERAVARLKELGPVVLLDIDEPTFLERVGSGENRGLAIGPGKTMVDLYNERLPLYRKAADLTVRTDRLTPEACVERILNHIDIQ, from the coding sequence ATGGTCTTCAACCGCATCGAGCGCGACAAGGTTTTGCAGCCGTGCATCACCCTGGTGGGCATGGCGGGCGCGGGCAAGTCCACCCTGGGCGGGCTGCTGGCCGCGCGGCTGGACTGGGGCCAACTGGACACCGACCGGTACATGGAATCCTACTACGGCCTGACCCTGCAAGGGATCATGGACAGCTACGGACTGGACGACTTTCTGCGCATCGAGGAGGAGCTGGTTTCCGGCCTGAACCTGACCCGCACGGTGATTTCCACCGGCGGCTCGGTCATCTACGGCGAACGCGCCGTGGCCCGGCTCAAGGAGCTCGGCCCTGTCGTGCTGCTCGACATCGACGAACCCACCTTCCTTGAGCGGGTGGGCAGCGGCGAGAACCGGGGGTTGGCCATCGGCCCCGGCAAGACCATGGTCGACCTTTACAACGAGCGGCTCCCGTTGTACCGCAAGGCGGCCGACCTCACGGTCCGCACCGACCGGCTGACCCCGGAAGCGTGCGTGGAGCGCATCCTCAACCACATCGACATTCAATGA
- a CDS encoding Ada metal-binding domain-containing protein, with product MRKSIVCCLLLLSLAVGAAAGERIVSTPAPLTVAQAEYHGNRNSHIFHQAGCRHYNCKNCTVVFATRQAALKAGFRPCKICKP from the coding sequence ATGAGAAAATCGATTGTCTGCTGCCTGCTCCTGCTGTCGCTGGCCGTCGGGGCGGCGGCCGGGGAGCGGATTGTCTCAACGCCCGCGCCGCTGACCGTGGCCCAGGCGGAGTATCACGGCAACCGCAATTCACACATATTCCACCAGGCGGGGTGCAGGCACTACAACTGCAAGAACTGCACGGTGGTTTTCGCGACCCGTCAGGCCGCGCTCAAGGCCGGGTTCCGGCCCTGCAAGATCTGCAAGCCGTAG
- a CDS encoding class I SAM-dependent methyltransferase — protein MNNRIVDMPGVAPEPAALWDGVHKIPWNDPAFSARILNEHLSQEHDLASRSLPFVRAQADWIARRFPCPAPAVLDLGCGPGLYARQLAARCRRYVGLDFGPASIDYARREVGLPGCEFRLADVTEADFGQGFDLAMMVYGEFNVFSPHQARGLLAKCFHALNPGGVLLLELQRPEAVRAVGQGGATQTRAEEGGLFADEGYVCLTENFWYEEEGVALQRFHVRLERGGTVVYRSTTKAWEEAEVKRLLAEAGFEAPEWCGDWPQPGDSMWLVAVVKG, from the coding sequence ATGAACAATAGAATAGTCGATATGCCGGGCGTGGCCCCGGAACCCGCCGCCCTGTGGGACGGCGTGCACAAGATCCCCTGGAACGATCCCGCGTTCAGCGCGCGCATCCTCAATGAACACCTCAGCCAGGAGCACGACCTGGCCAGCCGGTCCCTGCCCTTTGTCCGGGCCCAGGCGGACTGGATCGCCCGCCGCTTCCCCTGCCCGGCCCCCGCCGTGCTCGACCTCGGCTGCGGGCCCGGTCTCTACGCCCGGCAGCTGGCGGCCCGCTGCCGCCGCTACGTCGGGCTGGACTTCGGCCCCGCATCCATCGACTACGCCCGGCGCGAGGTCGGCCTGCCCGGCTGCGAGTTCAGGCTGGCGGACGTGACCGAGGCCGATTTCGGCCAAGGATTCGACCTGGCCATGATGGTCTATGGCGAATTCAACGTCTTTTCGCCGCACCAGGCGCGGGGGCTGCTCGCCAAGTGTTTCCATGCGTTGAACCCCGGCGGGGTGCTGTTGCTGGAGTTGCAACGCCCCGAGGCGGTCCGGGCCGTCGGGCAGGGGGGTGCCACCCAGACCCGCGCTGAAGAGGGCGGGCTGTTTGCGGACGAGGGGTATGTCTGTCTGACCGAGAACTTCTGGTATGAGGAGGAGGGGGTCGCGTTGCAGCGGTTCCATGTCCGGCTGGAAAGGGGGGGGACGGTGGTGTACCGGTCCACCACCAAGGCGTGGGAGGAGGCGGAGGTCAAGCGGCTTTTGGCCGAGGCCGGATTTGAAGCCCCCGAGTGGTGCGGGGATTGGCCCCAGCCGGGGGATTCGATGTGGTTGGTTGCGGTTGTGAAAGGTTGA